In Gemmatimonadetes bacterium T265, one DNA window encodes the following:
- the rplS gene encoding 50S ribosomal protein L19: MHPFIETQKEWLRNVPPFRAGDTVRVNVRVKEGEKERLQAFEGVCIARRGSGVSATFTVRKISNGVGVERIFPVHSPMLGDVTVVRRGLVRRAKLYYLRNVTGKAARIRERKVVKGQRAGSVASAAAAQPTEPQTSQS, from the coding sequence ATGCACCCGTTCATCGAGACCCAGAAGGAATGGCTTCGTAACGTCCCCCCGTTCCGCGCCGGCGACACCGTGCGCGTGAATGTCCGCGTCAAGGAGGGCGAAAAGGAGCGCCTGCAGGCCTTCGAAGGCGTGTGCATCGCGCGGCGTGGGAGCGGGGTGAGCGCGACGTTCACCGTCCGCAAGATCTCGAACGGCGTCGGCGTCGAGCGCATCTTCCCCGTGCACAGCCCGATGCTCGGCGACGTCACCGTCGTCCGCCGCGGGCTCGTGCGCCGCGCCAAGCTCTACTACCTGCGGAACGTGACCGGCAAGGCCGCGCGCATCCGCGAGCGCAAGGTCGTCAAGGGACAGCGCGCCGGTTCGGTCGCCAGTGCCGCCGCGGCCCAGCCCACGGAGCCGCAGACGTCGCAGTCCTGA